GACCGTGCGCCGCAGCGCCACCGACACCAAGCTGGCCGGCGTGTGCGGCGGCGTCGCCGAGCACTGGGACATCGACCCCGTGCTCGTCCGGGTCGCCTGGGCGCTGCTGGCGCTGAGCGGCGGCATCGGCGTCGTCCTCTACGTCGCCGCCTGGCTGCTCGTCCCCGTGCAGGGGCGCCCCACCGCCACCCTCGACGACCTGCTGGGCGACCGGGCGCGCCGCTGGCCCAAGGAGGTCTGGGTCGCGCTGGTCGCGCTCGCCTGCCTGGCCGTGTTCGCCGTCTTCGGCTCCGCCAGCCCCTTCGGCGTCGGACCCGCCGTCGTCATCGCCTGCATCTGGTACTTCGGCTTCTACAAGCAGCGCGAGGGCGCCACGCCCCCGGCGCCGCCGGCCCCCGTCGACCGCGGCCGGCCCGCTCCCGACCACGGCGGCATCCCCACCTTCGTCACCCATCCCGGCCCGGCCACCCCCTTCACGGTGGCGGCCGAGGGCTGGCGCCGGCGGATCGAGGAGCACGTCCGGGAGACCCGGGCCGCCGCCGCGACGGCGACCGCCACCTGGCCGACCCCTCCGGCCGCGACCAGCACCGTGCAGGACCCGGCCCCGGACCCCGAGGTCGTCGAGCGGACCGCCTTCCTCGCGACGCCCGACCCCGTCGGCCTCTACAGCGAGCCGGTCGCGGCCACCGCCCTGGCGGCGCCGGTGCCCCGCCGCCTCAGCCTCGCCGCCCGACGCCTCCGGCTGCTGACCCTGCTGGTCCTGGGCCTCGTCCTCGGCGGCCTCAACCTCGCCGACCGCTCCGGGGTGGCGGTCACCCCGGCGGCCTACGCGGGCGCCGCCCTGCTGGTGGTCGGGCTCGCGCTCGTCGCGGCGACCTGGTTCGGCCGGGCCCGGGGGCTGCTCGCCGTCGGGCTGCTGCTGGTCCCCGTCGTCGTGCTGACCTCGGTGGCCGCGCAGATCCTGCCGGCCGAGCCGTTCGGCCACACGCAGCGGGAGTACAGCCGGGTCGCCGACCTGCCCCGGACCCCCGAGATCTTCGACTCCGGCCAGGCCGAGGTGGACCTCAGCAGCCTGGTGCTCACCGAGGACGCCAGCTACACCGCGCAGCTCGGCACCGGCCAGCTGGAGGTCCGGGTGCCCGACGACGTGAACGTCGAGGTCCGCTACGGCGTCGACCTCGGGGCCGTCGAGGGCCTCGGCCAGGAGATCGACTCCGGCTTCGACCTCCGCGGCACGGAGGACCTCCCCGCCCCCGTCGAGGGGCGGCCCACCCTCACCCTCGACCTCACCGTCGACGCCGGCCAGGTCGCGGTGATCCGGTGAGCACCCCGCGCACCCCCCGTCCCCGGCTCGACGTCGTCTCGCTCGTCCTCGGCCTGCTGATGGTCGTCGTCGCCGCCGCGGCTCTCTGGCTCACGTTCGTCGGCCCGCTCGACTGGGGCCTGCTCCGCACCGCGGCACCCCTGGTCCTGGTCGCCGTCGGCGCCCTGGGCCTGGTGCTCACCCGACGCTAGATGACCAGCTCACCGTCCTCACCCCGTCCGTCCAACCTCAGGAAGGTCACCATGAACCACCCCACCCCAGGCCCGAAGCGGCTCACCCGCAGCCGTGACGACCGGGTCGTCGCCGGCGTCTGCGGCGGGCTCGCCCGCTACCTCAACATGGACGCGTCGCTGGTCCGCATCCTCACCGTCGTCCTCACGCTGGTGACCAGCGGTGCGGCCCTCGTCGTCTACGCCATCGCCGTCCTGGTCGTGCCGGAGGACGAGCGGGTCGGCCCGGGGGCGTACGCCGGCCCGCCGCCCGTCTGGCAGCCGCCGCAGCCCCCGGCGCCGGCGCCCGGACCGGCCCCGCAGGACCCCGTCTGGGGTCGTGAGGGTGCTCCCTGGGAGCAGGCGCAGGCCAGCTCGGCCGAGCCGACCGGGTGGCCGCCGGCTCCCGGCGGGACCTCCGCCGAGGGCGGCGACAGCCCGACCGAGGCCGGCCGGCCGGACGCCCGCTAGGGCCCGTCCCGGACCGCGGGCGGCCGGCTCAGCGCAGCACGTCGAGGCTGCAGCCGCGCCGCCCGTGGTCGACCAGCTCGCAGCGGTGGCCGTTCGCGGCCACCGCTGCGGTCACGTCCGCAGCCGTCCGCAGCCGACCCGGGTGCTCCAGCAGGACCCGGGCGACCTGCCCGCGGGTGTGCTTGGCCAGGTGCGAGACCACGGTCCGCCGGCCGGCGACCTCGGTGAACACCCGGACGGCGAGCAGCTGCCGGGCCGCCTCGCCCGCCGGCGTCCAGGCGGCGGCGTAGGTGCTCGAGCGGCAGTCGACGACGACGCCGTCGCCGGCCAGTGCGGCCATCGGCCCGGGCAGCACCGCGCGCCACAGCCGCGCGAGCGGGCCCAGCCCGGGCAGCGTCACCGCCATCGACAGCCGGTAGGGCGTGATCCGGTCCGCCGGCCCGACCGGCCCCCACAGGGCGCTCTGCACCCGCAGACCCCGACCCGCCCGGCGCTTGGCGGCCGCGGACAGCGTCGCGAAGTCCAGCGCGTCGTAGAGGACGCCGGTGTAGGTCTCCAGCGCCCCGGACGCCGGCGTCGAGCCGAGCCGGGTGTTCTGCTCCACCTCGGCCCGGAGGCTCTCCCCCACCCCGAGCACGTCGAGCGCACCCCGCGCAGCGCTCGCGGCGACCAGGGCGTCGCGGACCGCGGCCCGGGTGGGCGTCAGCTCCGGCAGCCCCAGGGTCGCCAGGTCGACGGGTCGGCCGCGGCGTCGCGGCGCGGCCTTGCCCTCCGACGGCGGCAGCAGGATCAGCACGAGGCCGGTCGGGAGACCACGTGCGTGCGCCTCACTCCCACTCGATGGTGCCCGGCGGCTTGCTGGTGATGTCCAGCACGACCCGGTTGACCTCGCGGACCTCGTTGGTGATCCGGGTGCTGATCTTCTCCAGCACCTCGTACGGCAGCCGGCTCCAGTCCGCCGTCATGGCGTCCTCGCTGCTCACCGGCCGCAGCACGACGGGGTGGCCGTAGGTGCGGCCGTCCCCCTGCACGCCGACCGAGCGCACGTCGGCCAGCAGCACGACGGGGAACTGCCAGACGTCGCGGTCGAGGCCGGCGGCGGTCAGCTCGGCGCGGGCGATGGCGTCGGCCTGCTGGAGGATGGTCAGCCGCTCGCGGGTGACCTCGCCGATGATCCGGATGCCCAGCCCCGGGCCGGGGAAGGGGTGCCGCCAGACGATCTCGGCGGGCAGCCCCAGCTGGGCGCCGACGGCGCGGACCTCGTCCTTGAACAGGGTGCGGAGCGGCTCCACCAGCGCGAACTGGAGGTCGTCGGGCAGCCCGCCCACGTTGTGGTGGCTCTTGATGTTCGCCGCGCCCTCGCCGCCGCCGGACTCGACCACGTCCGGGTAGAGCGTCCCCTGGACGAGGAACTCGACGTCGGCGGCGCTGCGGGTGATGTCGCGGGCCGCCGCCTCGAAGGTGCGGATGAACTCGCGTCCGATGATCTTGCGCTTGGTCTCGGGATCGGTCACCCCCGCCAGGGCCCCGACGAACTGGTCGGCGGCGTCCACCACCACGAGGTCGACGCCGGTGGCGGCCACGAAGTCCCGCTTCACCTGCTCGGCCTCGCCGGAGCGGAGCAGGCCGTGGTCGACGAAGACGCAGGTCAGCTGGTCGCCGACCGCCTTCTGCACCAGGGCGGCGGCGACGGCGGAGTCGACCCCGCCGGACAGGCCGCAGATGACCTGCTTGTCGCCGACCTGCTCGCGCACGGCGGCGACGGCGTCGTCGACGATGTTGGCCGCGGTCCAGTCGGGCGTGCAGCCGGCGATGTCGAAGAGGAACTGCTCGAGCACCTTCTGACCGGCCTGGGTGTGCAGGACCTCGGGGTGCCACTGCACGCCCGCGAAGCCGCGGCCCGCGTCCTCGAAGGCCGCGATGGGGGCACCCTCGCTGCTGGCCAGCGCGGTGAAGCCGGCCGGGGCCGCGGCGACGGAGTCGCCGTGGCTCATCCAGACCCGCAGCGGCGACGGCAGGTCGGCGAGCAGGGTGCCCGGGGTGTCGATGGTGGCGGAGGTGCGGCCGAACTCGCTGACGCCGGTCCGGGCCACGTCACCGCCCAGCGCGCGGGCCATGGCCTGGAAGCCGTAGCAGATCCCGAAGGTGGCGACGCCGGTCTCGAACAGCGCGGGGTCCACCTGCGGGGCGCCGGGGGCGTAGACCGACTGGGGGCCGCCGGACAGGATGACCGCCTTCGGCTTGCGGGCCGCGATCTCGGCCGCCGTGGCCGTGTGCGGCACGACCTCGGAGTAGACGTTGGCCTCCCGGACCCGGCGGGCGATCAGCTGGGCGTACTGGGCACCGAAGTCGACGACGAGGACGAGGTCGTGGTCGACCGCCTCGCTGCCGACGCGGACCGGGGCCACCTCGGCGCCGACGGTCTGGGGCTGGCTCATCGGGACTGCACCTTCCGGGCGACGCTCCCCGGCGGCGCGGGGGCCCGGTCAGCCCGGGCACGGGCAGTCTAGTGGTGCGGCGCCGGACCGCCGGGCCCCGGGACGGGGCCCGGACGGGGCCGCGGTCGGGCGTCCGGGAGCGGGGGCTAGCGTCGGGACCATGCGAGCAGTCACCTGGCAGGACCGGCGCAAGGTCAGCGTGGACACCGTCCCCGACCCCGTCATCGAACAGCCCACCGACGCCATCATCAAGGTCACGAGCACGAACATCTGCGGCTCCGACCTGCACCTCTACGAGGTGCTCGGCGCCTTCATGGACCCCGGCGACATCCTCGGCCACGAGCCGATGGGAATCGTGGAGGAGGTCGGCACCGGCATCACCAACCTGAAGGCCGGCGACCGCGTCGTCATCCCCTTCCAGATCGCCTGCGGGCACTGCTACATGTGCGACCAGACCCTCTACACCCAGTGCGAGACGACCCAGGTGCGCGAGCAGGGCTCCGGGGCCGCGCTGTTCGGCTACTCCAAGCTCTACGGCCAGGTGCCCGGCGGCCAGGCGGAGTACCTGCGGGTGCCGCACGCCGACTTCACCCACGTCAAGGTGCCCGAGGGCCCGCCCGACGACCGCTTCGTCTACCTCTCCGACGTGCTGCCCACCGCCTGGCAGGCCGTCGCCTACGCCGACGTGCCGCTCGGTGGTTCGCTCGTCGTGCTCGGCCTGGGTCCCATCGGCGACATGGCCTGCCGGATCGCCCTGCAGCAGGACCCGACCCGCACCGTCATCGGGGTCGACCGGGTGCCCGAGCGGCTGGCCCGGGCCAGGGCACGCGGCGTCCACGTCCTCGACTTCGACGAGGTCGGCGACGACCTCACCGCCGTCGTCCAGGAGCTGACCGGCGGCCGCGGGCCCGACTCCGTCGTCGACGCGGTCGGGATGGAGGCGCACGGCTCGCCCGGCGCCTCGATGGTGCAGCGGATGGCCGCGCACCTGCCGGACGCCGTCACCGCGCCGCTGCTCAAGACCGCCGGCGTCGACCGGCTGGCCGCGGTCCACTCGGCGATCGACCTCGTCCGCCGGGGCGGCACCGTCTCCCTCAGCGGCGTCTACGGCGGGATGGCCGACCCGATGCCGATGATGACGATGTTCGACAAGCAGATCCAGCTCCGGATGGGCCAGGCCAACGTCAAGAAGTGGGTGCCCGAGATCCTGCCGCTGCTGGGCGACGACGACCCGCTCGGCGTGGACAGCTTCGCCACCCACCGGGTCCCGCTCGAGGAGGCGCCGCACGCCTATGAGATCTTCCAGAAGAAGCAGGACGGTGCGGTCAAGGTCATCCTCAAGCCCTGAGCCGTCCGACCCGTCGACGTCCCAGGAGCTGCCATGTTGAACAAGCTGACCGACGCCGTGACCACGCGGATCGAGCGGGCCCAGCTGCTGGACGGGCCCGGCGAGAAGCTGGCGGCGCTCGTCATGCCCCTCTACACCAAGCCCGCGGTCCGGCACGCGGCCAGCGGGACGGCGCTGGGGCACCCGCTGCACCCGCTGTTGGTCACCGTGCCGATCGGGGCCTGGACCTGCGCCTTCGTCTTCGACGCCCTGGGGGACGAGAAGGCCGCGAACGTCCTCGTCGCGACCGGCATCGTGACCGCGGTCCCGACGGCCTTCACCGGCCTGAGCGACTGGTCCTACACCTCCGGGGCCGAGCGGCGGGTGGGGCTGGTGCACGCCGCGGCCA
The window above is part of the Friedmanniella luteola genome. Proteins encoded here:
- a CDS encoding PspC domain-containing protein, whose protein sequence is MSSIWTVRRSATDTKLAGVCGGVAEHWDIDPVLVRVAWALLALSGGIGVVLYVAAWLLVPVQGRPTATLDDLLGDRARRWPKEVWVALVALACLAVFAVFGSASPFGVGPAVVIACIWYFGFYKQREGATPPAPPAPVDRGRPAPDHGGIPTFVTHPGPATPFTVAAEGWRRRIEEHVRETRAAAATATATWPTPPAATSTVQDPAPDPEVVERTAFLATPDPVGLYSEPVAATALAAPVPRRLSLAARRLRLLTLLVLGLVLGGLNLADRSGVAVTPAAYAGAALLVVGLALVAATWFGRARGLLAVGLLLVPVVVLTSVAAQILPAEPFGHTQREYSRVADLPRTPEIFDSGQAEVDLSSLVLTEDASYTAQLGTGQLEVRVPDDVNVEVRYGVDLGAVEGLGQEIDSGFDLRGTEDLPAPVEGRPTLTLDLTVDAGQVAVIR
- a CDS encoding PspC domain-containing protein; protein product: MNHPTPGPKRLTRSRDDRVVAGVCGGLARYLNMDASLVRILTVVLTLVTSGAALVVYAIAVLVVPEDERVGPGAYAGPPPVWQPPQPPAPAPGPAPQDPVWGREGAPWEQAQASSAEPTGWPPAPGGTSAEGGDSPTEAGRPDAR
- a CDS encoding YaaA family protein; the encoded protein is MLILLPPSEGKAAPRRRGRPVDLATLGLPELTPTRAAVRDALVAASAARGALDVLGVGESLRAEVEQNTRLGSTPASGALETYTGVLYDALDFATLSAAAKRRAGRGLRVQSALWGPVGPADRITPYRLSMAVTLPGLGPLARLWRAVLPGPMAALAGDGVVVDCRSSTYAAAWTPAGEAARQLLAVRVFTEVAGRRTVVSHLAKHTRGQVARVLLEHPGRLRTAADVTAAVAANGHRCELVDHGRRGCSLDVLR
- the guaA gene encoding glutamine-hydrolyzing GMP synthase, with amino-acid sequence MSQPQTVGAEVAPVRVGSEAVDHDLVLVVDFGAQYAQLIARRVREANVYSEVVPHTATAAEIAARKPKAVILSGGPQSVYAPGAPQVDPALFETGVATFGICYGFQAMARALGGDVARTGVSEFGRTSATIDTPGTLLADLPSPLRVWMSHGDSVAAAPAGFTALASSEGAPIAAFEDAGRGFAGVQWHPEVLHTQAGQKVLEQFLFDIAGCTPDWTAANIVDDAVAAVREQVGDKQVICGLSGGVDSAVAAALVQKAVGDQLTCVFVDHGLLRSGEAEQVKRDFVAATGVDLVVVDAADQFVGALAGVTDPETKRKIIGREFIRTFEAAARDITRSAADVEFLVQGTLYPDVVESGGGEGAANIKSHHNVGGLPDDLQFALVEPLRTLFKDEVRAVGAQLGLPAEIVWRHPFPGPGLGIRIIGEVTRERLTILQQADAIARAELTAAGLDRDVWQFPVVLLADVRSVGVQGDGRTYGHPVVLRPVSSEDAMTADWSRLPYEVLEKISTRITNEVREVNRVVLDITSKPPGTIEWE
- a CDS encoding zinc-dependent alcohol dehydrogenase — its product is MRAVTWQDRRKVSVDTVPDPVIEQPTDAIIKVTSTNICGSDLHLYEVLGAFMDPGDILGHEPMGIVEEVGTGITNLKAGDRVVIPFQIACGHCYMCDQTLYTQCETTQVREQGSGAALFGYSKLYGQVPGGQAEYLRVPHADFTHVKVPEGPPDDRFVYLSDVLPTAWQAVAYADVPLGGSLVVLGLGPIGDMACRIALQQDPTRTVIGVDRVPERLARARARGVHVLDFDEVGDDLTAVVQELTGGRGPDSVVDAVGMEAHGSPGASMVQRMAAHLPDAVTAPLLKTAGVDRLAAVHSAIDLVRRGGTVSLSGVYGGMADPMPMMTMFDKQIQLRMGQANVKKWVPEILPLLGDDDPLGVDSFATHRVPLEEAPHAYEIFQKKQDGAVKVILKP